Below is a window of Camelina sativa cultivar DH55 chromosome 11, Cs, whole genome shotgun sequence DNA.
AGAGATAGAACTGAAGGTTGTAGTAGCCACCACCAAAATAAGAGTATAGCTGAGAGTTTTATGGAAAACAGATCTGTTGAATTGTCTATATCTAATGGCGTGGAGGTTTCTGTTGCTGGGAGTTGTTTCGGTGGTGATGGAACTAGAAAACTTCCGGTTAGTCGGGTTAAGGAAACGATGAGTACACATGTTGCTTTAGATGGTCATAGTCAAAGGAAAGTTGAGTCGTCTTCGGTTGAACCTTGTAGCCGGGAGAACGAGAGTAGCTTTATAAATTTTGCAATGGCGGGTCATCCTTATGGCAACGAGGACTCTCATGGTATCACATTTGGTGAAATTAATGATGATGAACACGGTGTTGGATCTAGCTCCAATGGGGTTGAAAACTATCAGTCTTATGTTCAGGATCCTATTGGAACATCTGATATGGTTTATGGACAAGAAACTGGGAGTTCACAGACAAGCAGTGGAGTTGTTAGTGAACAACAACAAGTGGCTAAACCGAGTTTGGAAACTCTTCCAAAGAACAAAGCAGAGGCCAAGACGTCAAAGAAGGAAGCTTCCACAAGCTTTCCTTCAAATGTCAGAAGCTTAATATCAACTGGTATGCTCGATGGTGTTCCTGTCAAGTATGTTTCTCTCTCGCGAGAGGTAAAACCTAAATTTCTCAGCTCAGCTGTTCATTTTAAGCTAACCATTCCCCTGAAGCCTTTGAGTTTGTAATTGCATCGAAACAATCTTAATATCAGGAGCTTCGAGGAGTCATCAAAGGATCAGGTTATCTCTGCGGATGTCAAACTTGCGATTTCACTAAGGTAAGTCAACATAAaaggttttttctttattatgttGCTGGAACACTCTTAACGGATAATAATTTGCTTTGACTCTAATCATTCAAGGTGCTTAACGCGTATGCATTTGAGAGACACGCAGGATGTAAAACAAAGCATCCAAATAATCATATTTACTTTGAAAACGGGAAGACGATTTATCAGATAGTTCAGGAACTAAGGAACGCTCCAGAGAGTATGCTGTTTGATGTCATTCAGACTGTATTTGGTTCTCCTATTAACCAGAAAGCTTTTCGCATCTGGAAAGGTTcaaccctcttcttcttcttcatggatATGTATTTACATCTAAGTTTCCTCTAATGTCATGTTTTCGATTTGGTTCAGAATCATTCCAAGCGGCGACTAGGGAACTTCAGCGGATCTATGGCAAAGAAGAGCGTTCCTTTTGAATGTAAAGTATTATTGGGAAGTTGTAAGATTGTACACACATTTTGCTGAATCTTATATTAGTAAACTATTCGTTTTTTTGCATCATTGTGTAAAAAA
It encodes the following:
- the LOC104726577 gene encoding uncharacterized protein LOC104726577, with product MSYESKGFWVLKNNEHTSEEDSVYDHSTRDDSKRPHPWFVDSSSRSEMFPNKKQAVVQDPGLGKSSLGLPLWESSSVFQSVSNQFMDRLLGAEMPPRPLLFGDRDRTEGCSSHHQNKSIAESFMENRSVELSISNGVEVSVAGSCFGGDGTRKLPVSRVKETMSTHVALDGHSQRKVESSSVEPCSRENESSFINFAMAGHPYGNEDSHGITFGEINDDEHGVGSSSNGVENYQSYVQDPIGTSDMVYGQETGSSQTSSGVVSEQQQVAKPSLETLPKNKAEAKTSKKEASTSFPSNVRSLISTGMLDGVPVKYVSLSREELRGVIKGSGYLCGCQTCDFTKVLNAYAFERHAGCKTKHPNNHIYFENGKTIYQIVQELRNAPESMLFDVIQTVFGSPINQKAFRIWKESFQAATRELQRIYGKEERSF